In Picosynechococcus sp. PCC 7002, the following are encoded in one genomic region:
- the argJ gene encoding bifunctional ornithine acetyltransferase/N-acetylglutamate synthase has translation MANWHKISGSVTAPKGFRAAGITAGLKPSGAPDLALIVSDTEAITAGVFTKSEVRAACVDYCRQRLQEKPSSRAILCNSGQANAATGEAGWQDAIQSAQWLGEALNVPPESILLASTGVIGQRIKMAALETGIPQVVFALSPEGGDAAAQAIMTTDLVPKAIALETEIEGRPVRIGGICKGSGMIHPDMATMLGFITCDAAVLTPLWQGMLSRAVAKSFNQITVDGDTSTNDCVIALANGQSRTTAITDPQSKSAQQLEAMLTEVCQYLAKCIARDGEGATCLMEIQVSGTVDDQAARKIARTIAGSSLVKSAIFGRDPNWGRIAAAAGRAGVTFNQEELQISLGDFQLMDQGQPLSFDRAAASQYLVDRAAGAYLTDDTVLIAVCVGNGSGKGTAWGCDLSYDYVRINAEYTT, from the coding sequence ATGGCAAATTGGCACAAAATTTCTGGCAGTGTGACGGCTCCCAAGGGCTTCCGGGCCGCAGGGATCACCGCCGGACTCAAACCTTCGGGGGCACCAGACCTGGCGCTGATTGTTTCTGATACCGAAGCGATTACCGCCGGGGTGTTTACCAAATCAGAAGTGCGCGCCGCCTGTGTCGATTATTGCCGTCAACGCCTCCAGGAAAAACCCAGCAGTCGGGCGATTTTGTGTAACTCCGGGCAAGCCAATGCCGCCACGGGGGAAGCCGGTTGGCAAGATGCGATCCAGTCGGCCCAGTGGTTAGGGGAAGCCCTCAATGTTCCTCCAGAAAGTATTTTGCTGGCCTCCACAGGGGTGATCGGTCAACGGATCAAAATGGCTGCCCTAGAAACGGGAATTCCCCAGGTGGTATTTGCCCTTTCCCCAGAGGGGGGCGATGCAGCGGCCCAGGCGATTATGACCACGGATCTTGTGCCAAAGGCGATCGCCCTGGAAACAGAAATTGAAGGGCGGCCTGTGCGGATCGGCGGCATTTGTAAAGGCTCCGGGATGATCCACCCCGACATGGCAACAATGCTGGGCTTTATCACCTGTGATGCGGCGGTTTTGACACCACTGTGGCAAGGGATGTTGAGCCGGGCCGTGGCCAAAAGTTTTAACCAAATCACCGTCGATGGCGACACCAGCACCAACGATTGCGTCATTGCCCTGGCCAATGGTCAGTCCCGCACCACGGCGATCACCGATCCCCAGTCCAAAAGTGCCCAACAACTAGAGGCGATGCTCACGGAAGTGTGCCAGTATCTCGCCAAGTGCATCGCCAGAGATGGGGAAGGGGCCACCTGTTTAATGGAAATTCAAGTGTCTGGCACCGTAGATGATCAAGCGGCCCGGAAAATTGCCCGCACCATTGCTGGATCATCTTTGGTGAAATCAGCGATTTTTGGGCGAGATCCTAACTGGGGGCGCATCGCCGCCGCCGCTGGCCGGGCTGGGGTGACCTTTAACCAAGAAGAGCTGCAAATTTCCCTGGGGGATTTTCAACTCATGGATCAGGGGCAACCTCTTTCTTTTGATCGGGCAGCAGCCAGTCAATACCTCGTGGATCGTGCTGCCGGAGCCTATCTCACAGACGATACGGTGTTGATTGCTGTTTGTGTGGGCAATGGTTCTGGTAAAGGTACGGCCTGGGGCTGTGACCTCAGCTATGACTATGTGCGCATTAACGCCGAATATACGACCTAA
- the sppA gene encoding signal peptide peptidase SppA, translated as MKDFFKQVFSSCLGTLIALSLLSTLSLSAFIALIALFSAQEGGGRPKENSILIFNMGTIIQDRDPSSSIGNVIAGDFPETLSLRDVTESIRAAAEDDKITGLFLDGRQNSLNGYATLREVRQALQDFKAAGKKIYAYDVEMTEREYYLSSLADEIWLNPLGVVEMNGLGSEQLFFKGALDQYGIGVQVVRVGDYKSAVEPFTQEEFSPENRQQTEALLSDLWTDFKDTVAGDRPFAATLPQSLADTQGILLPEVAQQEQLVTRLAYFDEILAELKTFTGTELDKDLPQMDLADYSLEQDLAQIGVTSENTVAVVYAEGNIVGGEGTPDTIGGDSLSRQLRELRQDPEVKVVVLRINSPGGSAIASEIILRELKLIREADKPVIVSMGDLAASGGYWIATESDRIFAQPNTITGSIGVFGILPNIQTIGNNNGLTWDSVQTGELANLGTASRPKTEAEMAIFQNFVNDIYGKFLDRVSAARGLTEAEVRQIAQGRVWSGEDAQAIRLVDELGGLSAAIAYAVDTAELGEDFTVQEYPRPQTWEEEIFSNLFGAQIEASDPLSQEWLRLQASIKLWRSLNDPKQVYALMPWQPQID; from the coding sequence ATGAAAGATTTTTTTAAACAGGTTTTTAGCAGTTGCCTCGGTACCCTGATTGCCCTCAGCCTTCTATCGACCCTCTCTCTGTCAGCGTTTATTGCCCTGATTGCCCTCTTCTCTGCCCAGGAAGGCGGTGGCAGGCCCAAGGAAAACAGTATTTTGATCTTCAATATGGGCACGATCATCCAAGACCGAGATCCCTCTAGTTCCATTGGGAATGTCATTGCCGGGGATTTTCCCGAAACCCTCAGTCTGCGGGATGTCACTGAAAGTATCCGCGCTGCCGCCGAGGATGACAAAATTACGGGACTCTTCCTCGATGGTCGGCAAAATAGCTTGAACGGTTATGCCACGCTGCGAGAAGTGCGCCAAGCTCTCCAGGACTTTAAAGCCGCCGGGAAGAAAATCTATGCCTACGATGTGGAAATGACGGAGCGGGAATATTACCTGAGTTCCTTGGCCGATGAAATTTGGCTCAATCCCCTGGGGGTTGTGGAAATGAACGGTTTGGGTAGTGAGCAGCTTTTCTTTAAGGGAGCCCTGGATCAATATGGGATCGGGGTGCAGGTGGTGCGGGTCGGTGATTATAAAAGTGCTGTAGAACCCTTTACTCAAGAGGAATTCAGTCCTGAAAATCGCCAACAAACCGAGGCTCTGCTCAGTGATCTCTGGACAGATTTTAAAGATACGGTGGCTGGCGATCGCCCCTTTGCCGCAACCTTGCCCCAGAGCCTGGCCGACACCCAGGGGATTCTTTTGCCAGAGGTGGCCCAACAGGAGCAATTGGTGACGCGCCTGGCCTATTTTGATGAAATTCTGGCGGAGCTTAAGACCTTTACGGGGACAGAACTTGACAAAGATTTACCCCAGATGGATCTGGCCGATTACAGTCTGGAACAGGATTTAGCCCAGATCGGAGTCACCTCAGAAAATACCGTGGCGGTGGTCTATGCCGAGGGTAATATCGTCGGTGGGGAAGGGACGCCGGACACCATTGGCGGGGATTCCCTCTCGCGACAACTGCGGGAGTTGCGCCAGGATCCTGAGGTCAAAGTCGTTGTGCTGCGTATCAATAGTCCTGGGGGTAGTGCGATCGCCTCAGAAATTATCCTGCGGGAACTAAAACTGATCCGCGAGGCAGACAAACCCGTGATTGTTTCCATGGGGGATCTGGCGGCTTCTGGGGGCTATTGGATTGCCACCGAAAGCGATCGCATTTTTGCCCAGCCCAATACCATTACTGGCTCGATTGGGGTGTTTGGCATTTTGCCCAATATCCAAACCATTGGGAATAATAATGGCCTCACCTGGGATAGCGTCCAAACGGGAGAACTGGCGAATTTAGGCACGGCGTCTCGCCCGAAAACCGAAGCAGAAATGGCGATTTTTCAAAATTTTGTCAATGATATTTACGGCAAATTTTTAGACCGGGTCAGTGCGGCGCGGGGTCTTACGGAAGCTGAGGTGCGCCAAATTGCCCAGGGACGGGTCTGGTCTGGGGAAGATGCCCAGGCGATTCGGCTCGTGGATGAGTTGGGGGGGCTATCGGCGGCGATCGCCTATGCCGTGGACACCGCAGAATTAGGGGAAGATTTCACTGTTCAAGAATATCCCCGACCCCAAACTTGGGAAGAAGAAATTTTTAGTAATCTATTTGGGGCTCAGATCGAAGCGAGCGATCCCCTCTCCCAAGAATGGCTCCGGCTCCAGGCCAGTATCAAACTGTGGCGATCGCTCAATGATCCCAAGCAGGTCTATGCCCTCATGCCCTGGCAACCCCAGATCGATTAG